A stretch of DNA from Artemia franciscana chromosome 6, ASM3288406v1, whole genome shotgun sequence:
AGTGGAATCCTTTTTAAAGCCTAGATACCACGCGCTACCAAATAACAGTGTGTGTTGCCACATCACAAAATGTAGCTGAATGACGAGACATTTTTCTATCTTTCAAatctttccaattttttagctTAATTGGCTATTCcagaatattttttcatcacCAATTTGGCTTTTTAGAGCAAAAATTGTCGTTCTGGTTGGTCAGTACAAATATAAAAAGGCCCCTTACTTTACTATGATTTTTGTGTTGCTTGGAAAGGTAAGTAGAACTAAAAATGTTGGTTGAGTCATGTTTGTTGGATACAgccacccctggggaaaaagagGAGGAAAAAAGTCATGTTATAACGGGAATAGTATACAGTAGTATAACAATCGCAtaacagaagaaaataaaatcttaatttaGAGACAACCGTAAAATGCTGAACATATGGCTTTCCAACATGGGGGTTCCCCGAAATTCATTTAATCTTCTTGGCATGGGAATTCTGTGAGTTCCCTAAAATCTAGCTCCCTCAATTCATATGTAGAGTTTTTAGAGACATTCGATCACTTTGTTCCGGTGGCTATCCTCAATTTAACCACTGCACGAATTTTGCACGTAAAGGTAAGTCCTGGTAAGTATTGGATGTATAAACTAGCTTTCATATTCCGATTAGCGCTTATCTTTGACGAATTTTTTGTTCATGTCTGAAAACCCTGGACTGAGTGATGAAAAAggtaactgaaaaaaatgagatttatttattagacAAATAAGCTCTTGGCGAGCAGTTCTGGTTTAAGCTGTATGAGAAGAAAATATGACAAAggacagttcttttttttattcttttttctttggtgTTATTTTTATAGTCGTTTAGCTCAATCTAAAACATTAAGTTGTACTCAATAACGATTCAATGGTGAACTGAACCAAGCAGATACTCAAGAAAGGATTGGGTTCCTGCCATatccttttatatttttcattcaatttccTTATTCTGAAATGCCGAGAAAATCCCTCCCTTGACCTAATCCCCCAGAGCTAATCCACTAGCTTTGCCGTTTTTATCCGACAATTCCAGGTTCCACAATATTACCTCGGCATAGAGAAATATAGTAACtaataaagaaataagaaaaaatagagaaataagaaacataaagaaaaatagtaaCTAATTTCAAAGACAATTGGTCTTTCCATGTGAAATGGAGTAAAAATTCAACCGAAAAACGTAGAGTAATTAACAGCCTAAGATATTTGGATACTTGAGAGATTGACTCTCAAgcttaataaaacaaaaatgtattaaGCTTTGGAAAAATATTGGCCCTTTCCATCAAAATCTTATAAAGTAGGTTGGCATCTAACTGATTGTCTCTCAAAaagaaatcaatatttaatcaaaacaaTTGACCTAAGACAGATTTTCTGCAAGGAGGAACACTTAGTTCCTTAATTATATGAGTCATGAAAAATGACGATCCCAAATAATACACCTTTTAATATCTGTTAATGACCCATTACTTTGGTGTGTATAAATTTTAGATATATCGCATTAGTTTCTATCCATCACTTAAGCATATTATCATTACTAGTTTATCAATAAATTTTCCTGACTGTGATAAGAAAGAAAAgggtaaaaaagagaaaaaagaaacaatttattCGACAAATACAATAaggagtaaaaaataaaacagatggATGATTTACCCTGATTCTTCACTTGATTCTTCAGAACTGTTGACAGTTGTTGTCTCTGTTTCTTGTGAGACTAAGCCGGGTTTTGTTTGTGACTCCTCAGTTTTACTAGAATGACTTGGCAACGCTGGTTGATTTGTTTGTTGAATGCTAATaaccttttctttttcagaagcATCCTCACTTGCTTTCCGAGGGCCTTCGATAATTAAAACGCCATCTGAAGAGATGCTCCCTCTTATTTCCTCTGATTTAACTCCTTCTGGGATGTCATAGATACGTTTGAAATGTCTGAATACTCTACCGTGTTCATCAGGCTTTTCTTCGTGTTTGCCTTCGACTGTTATTACTTTGTCTGTGGTCTTGACAGTCAACTCTTCCGGTTTGAAATGATGAGCGTCAAGcgaaatctaaaaaatgaaacattttatgAGGAAAAAGTGTTCTCAATGTCACCTGatcgaactgtaagtaaggaacgatatggctaaatagtaaccgaaactctacaaatgaaattttgatagcaatagccacattaaaagaattggctaATTATGCTCATTTCAAAGATGTAAGTTTAATAAGTTTTACatatcaaaggttacgagcctgaagaAATTTTCCTGACTTTTCAAAAAGAGtaggagccccccccccctaaaatatTTGAGAATCTGAATGAATCTTAGAGAATCTttaagaatcttaatgaaaatcacaccattagattcagcttatcagagaaccttatttcAGGCTTCAatctcttatctgcaaaaatgtgaattttcctatattttgctggaagaaagatcacagtgggtgtttatttgattctttttttttttaatgggtgGTTTTATCGACCCAAAGGTACTAGAATATCGAGATAGAGCTCATTTGAACGTAATAAAAGTTATAGggtccttttttaagtgaccaaaaagattgaaaggCAACTAGGgcccctcccccgctccttgtttctaaaaattgtccgattaaaattttgaaataaccattttgttcattataattcaaaggcctaaaaactaaacctttggatataacataacccccccccccttcacaaCCCCAGAGAAAGGgtctaagttataaaatttgcccattgtttacgcatagtacttgttactgggaagtatctTCAAcgcctcaacacctcgctctttataataaagtttgaattttgtcccaattctttaagaacaaatcctgaaacacagggtccgtttgattagaacaagaagaaacttttttaaaagtactaaaaattttagcgtaaagagcgaggcgttgaggaaagggcaacccccttcatatacgtaatgtaTAAAAACTGATGTCATTTTGACTTGTTGTTGGATTATGTCTATTATtcatccatccatcctagggtAAAACTAAGGTAGTTAGCCATAGACCCAAGGGATGATGTGAGATTTTTGGTTTGACTCATGACGGACAATGTTGACAGGACTTTCAtgcaaagggggggggggctgaatttGCCTGGACTCACAAACGAACAAGAGTCCTAAGCCTAATAGGCTTTCCCACTTAGTCTCAGGTGGACTACCGTGTTTTAGGATTGAAAGATGACAGACAAGACCGCTTGACTCGCAGGCGAACAGGAAGACGTAGTGTTCCAAGTATTTTGTTCTATGGCACGGGCACTGAACGGCACGGGCACTGGCAATCCTGAAAgacttatgccagctttgcctcgcACTCAGACTACCTGTCTTggctttgaattaaaatcaagttgtcaTTCAGCCATTGGCCAATTGGAGACAAAGCCAAAATGGGTAATCCGAGTAAGGGGCAtagctggcataagcctttttcaacCCCTAAGTTATAGTAATTTGAAGTTTGAactcttttgaacaaaatagctatctcaaaattttatcggatgcatttgggaaataAGGCgtagagagggggaggggggtatataTCCCCCAATCACtaatgactcttaaaaaggtaaatataactcaatttccaatcaaataagtcatctataaagtttatacaactacCCCTtgcataaaaccttatatgcccttcGGGCGTAGCTTATAACGCTTGCCACTGACTAAGTGGTTCTGTCTACCCCtaagttttgttatttgatctttaaactattatgaacaaaataattatctcgattttattttattggatacctttggggaaaaagagtcaggaggggggggggctagttgtcctccgattcTTATGACTCAtaaaggcactagaaattctgatttacaatcCAACAAGTCCCCtacgaagtttatacgactatccCTTCCAAAACAATCTTTTATGCTCCCAGGGCAcattttacaacacttgcctcTGGATTCTGGGGGGCTGTTTTATCCCTGGGGTTCCTTTTAAATTATCTTtcgtctattttgaacaaaacagctataTAGAAATTTGATTGGACGCATTTTCGGAAAAGATGGTCAGGAGGGGGTGCTAGTCGTCAtcgaatcacttttgactcttaaaagatgaattagaactttcaagttCTAATCATTtaagtcccctccaaagtttatacgaccacctcatCCACAAAAACATTATGTGCCCCCGCGGCATACGTTAAAACCCTTCCTAGGgctctgtgggggggggggagatataTTAACGAcgaagttttgttatctgatcgttggactatgTTAAACAAACCGACTATCTTAAAATCTTCATTAgatacatttgggaaaaagagggtgTGTGTGTCAAGGGGAGGGGTAAATGACCTTTGTTAAATTTTAACTCATAAAAAGGtatctagaactttcaatttccaaacaaatgagcaaccttcgaagtttatacgacaaccccttacataaaaaccatACACGCCtatggggcataacttataataCTTGCCCGCGGGCTCTGGGAGGGGGGTATCGACCCCAGTTTCTGTTATGtttaaactgtttaaaaatggctatctcaaaatttgtatcggatgggtTGAGGGAAAAGGGGTGTTTGGGAGGCGACAGTTGCCctcagatctcttttgactcaaaaaatgaactaaaagtTTGAATTTCCAAATAAATGAACCCTCTATGAAGTTTACATGAGCTTACACAGCTTTTATGCagctcttccataaaaaccatatatttaCCTCAGGACATAGCTTTGATCGTCTGCCCCTaggccctgggggggggggttgtgtcagTACCGgcgtttttgttatctgaccattgaaactatttttaaaaaaaaatggctatctcaaaatttgtattagatgggcttggggaaaaaatgactGGGAGgtgggctagttgtcctcctgtctcttttgactcttaagaaaaTGAACTAGATCTTTGAATTCCCTATCAAATATGCCCTCTCTGGAGTTTATActagcatcccttccataagacctatgaactatttttaacaaaatagccatctcatAATGTTTACTCGGGTCGGTTTGGGGTaaaaagggtgggg
This window harbors:
- the LOC136028005 gene encoding alpha-crystallin B chain-like, yielding MKIASCIFLALVCANVNGQLWDGGVSLFPVSRPYYYRSPFSGMQDLTYALSRPNKIFDQFFGMPLKAREGTGASELSLEKDRFKISLDAHHFKPEELTVKTTDKVITVEGKHEEKPDEHGRVFRHFKRIYDIPEGVKSEEIRGSISSDGVLIIEGPRKASEDASEKEKVISIQQTNQPALPSHSSKTEESQTKPGLVSQETETTTVNSSEESSEESG